From the genome of Sphingomonas sp. HMP6, one region includes:
- a CDS encoding MATE family efflux transporter — MSATHRALWSAETRRLLALAWPVMLTSLNWTILSVTDIVVVGLTGTDQVAALGASRALTFVTIVAGLAWLSGTLVFTARADGAGDLPETGATLRAGLVLAVVLGLAGALGFGIFAESLLRGIGVASALVEPAARVVRVMALSYPFQLTMIAASFFLEGIARPRRVMVVNLAILPLNALLAWAWSGGHLGFPALGAVGAAVATATASAIGSVLMLGAAWTTTRASERGVRDMSGAAWAAALPGAVRLATFGAIPALASGLELAGFSILIALSTGFGPITAHAFQIVFSVHNVTFGVALGLGSAAGVRVGNAVGEGTLDQAIPRTLIAAGLAALFTALLAVVIVVARGPIVAAFPAAAGVHAVALAMLPLWAPFILFDGVQVVFVYALRSLGDQIVAGVNSIAAFFVVTGGAGWLFVQNGTGSIGLVYASGLGMVAAAVLHGARFGQISLRLRPKS; from the coding sequence ATGTCCGCAACCCACCGCGCTCTCTGGTCCGCTGAGACCCGCCGCTTGCTCGCGCTGGCGTGGCCGGTGATGCTGACCAGCCTCAACTGGACGATCCTGAGCGTCACCGACATCGTCGTCGTCGGGCTGACCGGCACCGACCAGGTCGCGGCGCTCGGCGCGAGTCGTGCGCTGACTTTCGTCACGATCGTCGCGGGGCTCGCCTGGCTGTCGGGAACGCTGGTCTTCACGGCGCGCGCCGATGGGGCGGGAGACTTGCCCGAGACCGGCGCGACGCTGCGCGCGGGGTTGGTGCTGGCGGTCGTGCTCGGGCTGGCGGGGGCGCTGGGGTTCGGGATCTTTGCCGAATCGCTGCTCCGCGGGATCGGCGTTGCGTCTGCGCTGGTCGAACCGGCGGCGCGCGTCGTGCGCGTCATGGCGCTGTCCTATCCGTTCCAACTGACGATGATCGCGGCGAGCTTCTTTCTGGAAGGGATCGCGCGGCCGCGGCGCGTTATGGTGGTCAATCTTGCGATCCTGCCGCTCAATGCGCTGCTCGCCTGGGCCTGGTCGGGCGGGCATCTCGGCTTTCCCGCGCTGGGCGCGGTCGGCGCGGCGGTGGCGACGGCGACCGCCTCGGCGATCGGGTCGGTGCTGATGCTGGGTGCGGCCTGGACGACGACGCGCGCCAGCGAACGCGGTGTCCGCGACATGTCCGGTGCCGCCTGGGCGGCGGCCCTGCCCGGCGCGGTGCGGCTGGCGACGTTCGGTGCGATTCCGGCGCTCGCTTCGGGTCTGGAACTTGCCGGCTTCTCGATCCTGATCGCGCTGTCGACGGGCTTCGGGCCGATCACGGCGCATGCCTTTCAGATCGTCTTTTCGGTCCACAACGTCACGTTCGGGGTCGCCTTGGGGTTGGGATCGGCGGCTGGGGTTCGCGTCGGCAATGCGGTGGGCGAGGGGACGCTCGACCAAGCGATACCGCGCACGCTGATCGCGGCTGGGCTGGCGGCGCTGTTCACCGCGCTGCTGGCGGTGGTGATCGTCGTGGCGCGCGGGCCGATCGTCGCGGCCTTCCCGGCGGCGGCTGGGGTTCATGCCGTCGCGCTCGCGATGCTGCCGCTGTGGGCGCCGTTCATCCTGTTCGACGGGGTGCAAGTTGTGTTCGTCTACGCGCTACGCTCGCTCGGTGATCAAATCGTTGCCGGAGTGAACAGCATCGCCGCGTTCTTCGTGGTTACAGGCGGTGCGGGCTGGCTCTTCGTGCAAAACGGCACAGGTTCGATCGGGCTGGTCTATGCCTCGGGCCTCGGCATGGTCGCCGCAGCCGTGTTGCACGGCGCGCGCTTTGGCCAGATCAGCTTGCGGCTTCGCCCGAAAAGCTGA
- a CDS encoding MJ0042-type zinc finger domain-containing protein translates to MILECTECHTRYLVPDSSIGADGRTVRCASCKHSWFQEGVPVLDLVARAETVAPALPPEPAPTAPPAEPVYSAARVVEIAPPGSYPDYDAFAHEPPFRPRRNPARRWTMAAGAAGAAMLAGVGVLAYSDAPIFAHDLFSPVAPTPLKLVTKPVDRHTFNGNEIFAVSGTVLNPTDTRQPIPDIRADLRDAQKRIVFSWMIRPEATMLAPKAQIQFNSAKIDVPVNAQELVLSFSGEAAS, encoded by the coding sequence ATGATCCTCGAATGCACCGAGTGCCACACGCGCTATCTCGTCCCCGACTCTTCGATCGGGGCGGACGGGCGCACGGTGCGCTGCGCCAGCTGCAAGCATAGCTGGTTTCAGGAGGGCGTGCCGGTGCTCGATCTGGTCGCCCGCGCCGAAACGGTCGCACCCGCACTCCCACCCGAGCCCGCGCCAACCGCGCCACCGGCCGAGCCGGTATATTCCGCCGCACGCGTGGTCGAAATCGCGCCGCCCGGCTCCTATCCGGATTACGATGCCTTCGCACACGAGCCGCCCTTCCGCCCGCGTCGCAACCCGGCGCGGCGCTGGACGATGGCGGCGGGTGCGGCCGGCGCGGCGATGCTCGCGGGTGTTGGCGTGCTGGCCTATTCTGATGCACCCATCTTCGCGCACGATCTGTTCAGCCCGGTCGCGCCGACCCCGCTGAAGCTGGTGACCAAGCCGGTCGATCGGCACACCTTCAACGGCAACGAGATTTTCGCGGTCAGCGGTACCGTGCTCAACCCGACCGACACGCGCCAGCCGATCCCCGACATTCGCGCCGATCTGCGCGACGCGCAGAAAAGGATCGTGTTCAGCTGGATGATCCGGCCCGAGGCGACGATGCTTGCGCCCAAGGCGCAGATCCAGTTCAACAGCGCGAAGATCGACGTGCCGGTCAATGCGCAGGAACTGGTGCTCAGCTTTTCGGGCGAAGCCGCAAGCTGA
- the ftsE gene encoding cell division ATP-binding protein FtsE, protein MANIVQFENVGLRYGSGQETLSDVSFTLSTGAFYFLTGASGAGKTSLLKLLYLSQRPTRGSIRLFGEDAVTLPRARLPGFRRRIGVVFQDFRLVSHLSAYDNIALPLRVSGVPESDVDAPVREMLAWVGLSDRVDAKPPTLSGGEQQRVAIARAVIGRPEILVADEPTGNVDPDMAERLLHLFDSLNRLGTTVVVATHDFHLLGRIQNAHMMRLDKGRLLDPTGSLRFPPPNATSGSSE, encoded by the coding sequence ATGGCGAATATCGTCCAGTTCGAGAATGTAGGGCTGCGCTACGGCAGCGGTCAGGAGACGCTGTCCGACGTCAGCTTCACGCTGTCGACCGGCGCCTTTTATTTTCTCACCGGGGCAAGCGGCGCGGGGAAGACGTCGTTGCTAAAGCTGCTGTATCTGTCGCAGCGCCCGACGCGCGGCAGCATACGGTTGTTCGGCGAAGACGCGGTCACGCTGCCGCGCGCGCGTTTGCCGGGCTTTCGGCGGCGGATCGGCGTGGTGTTTCAGGATTTCCGGCTGGTCTCGCATTTGTCGGCCTATGATAATATCGCGCTACCCTTGCGCGTGTCGGGCGTGCCCGAAAGCGATGTCGATGCGCCGGTACGCGAAATGCTCGCTTGGGTCGGGCTGTCCGACCGCGTTGACGCCAAGCCGCCGACTCTGTCCGGGGGTGAGCAGCAGCGCGTGGCGATCGCACGCGCGGTGATCGGCCGCCCCGAAATTCTCGTCGCGGACGAACCAACCGGCAACGTCGATCCGGACATGGCCGAACGACTGCTGCACCTGTTCGATTCCCTCAACCGGCTCGGCACGACGGTGGTGGTGGCGACGCATGATTTCCATCTGCTCGGGCGGATCCAGAACGCGCACATGATGCGGCTCGACAAGGGGCGGCTGCTCGATCCGACCGGATCTTTGCGCTTTCCCCCGCCCAATGCGACGTCGGGAAGCTCCGAATGA
- a CDS encoding cell division protein FtsX → MSVAMIASAADRRLLDESRGTRAMTWIMAIMLFLTVLAASLGLGTLGAATLLDRQLAGRLTVQIVEPVEAKRTDQAARALAALRATPDVTRAVAVDHAKLVTLLRPWLGPDGADPDLPIPAMIDADLGVASDAAVARVTAAVRAAAPAARIDRHESWMSPVRDFMGMVSWLAAALVLLMAAATAAVVILAARAGLETHRDTIEVLHMLGSTDVQVARLFQRRIAIDTLLGGMIGTVIAVGVIALIGLQLAALGSDLLAGLSLSVRDWIVLAALPVAFAVLATLAARQAVLTTLGRYL, encoded by the coding sequence ATGAGCGTCGCGATGATCGCCTCGGCCGCCGACCGGCGCCTGCTCGATGAGAGCCGCGGTACGCGCGCGATGACATGGATTATGGCGATCATGCTGTTCCTGACGGTCCTCGCCGCGTCTCTCGGGCTCGGCACGCTGGGTGCGGCGACGTTGCTCGACCGGCAATTGGCCGGGCGCTTGACGGTGCAGATCGTCGAGCCGGTTGAGGCGAAACGTACCGACCAGGCAGCGCGGGCGCTTGCGGCGCTGCGGGCGACGCCGGACGTAACACGCGCGGTCGCGGTCGATCACGCCAAGCTCGTGACGCTCTTGCGCCCGTGGCTTGGTCCCGACGGCGCCGATCCCGATTTGCCGATCCCGGCGATGATCGACGCCGATCTGGGCGTGGCGAGCGACGCGGCGGTGGCACGGGTGACCGCTGCGGTGCGCGCCGCTGCACCTGCCGCGCGGATCGACCGACACGAAAGCTGGATGTCGCCGGTGCGCGATTTCATGGGAATGGTCAGTTGGCTTGCTGCCGCGCTCGTCTTGCTGATGGCGGCGGCGACCGCGGCGGTGGTCATCCTGGCCGCGCGCGCCGGCCTTGAAACGCACCGCGACACGATCGAAGTGCTGCACATGCTCGGCTCAACCGATGTGCAGGTCGCGCGGCTGTTCCAGCGCCGCATCGCGATCGACACGTTGCTTGGCGGGATGATCGGAACGGTAATCGCGGTCGGCGTGATCGCGTTGATCGGCTTGCAACTGGCGGCCCTGGGGTCGGATTTGCTCGCCGGGCTCAGCTTGAGCGTGCGCGACTGGATCGTGCTCGCGGCTTTGCCGGTCGCCTTTGCCGTGCTGGCCACGCTCGCGGCGCGGCAGGCCGTCCTCACCACGCTCGGCCGCTATCTGTGA
- a CDS encoding YdcF family protein, translating into MIIRLFAAIALFYLAGFGIYLLTMPAPLDGPKTDAIVVLTGSAGRIDRGLRLLEAHAAQRMLISGVAPEVRPNELAHEYKVSPDLFRCCIDLGHEAVDTRSNAHETADWLRTHNYKTVRLVTSDWHLARAKLELVSALDGDATVIGDGVPSSPRWAVLLGEYNKLIVRKAALLIGRAT; encoded by the coding sequence GTGATCATCCGACTCTTCGCGGCAATCGCGCTGTTCTATCTGGCCGGATTCGGGATTTATCTGCTGACGATGCCGGCACCCCTCGACGGACCGAAGACCGACGCGATCGTGGTGTTGACCGGTAGCGCGGGGCGGATCGACCGGGGGTTGCGCTTGCTAGAAGCGCATGCCGCGCAACGCATGTTGATCAGCGGCGTAGCGCCCGAGGTGCGGCCGAACGAACTAGCGCACGAATATAAGGTCAGTCCCGACCTGTTCCGCTGCTGCATCGACCTCGGCCATGAGGCGGTCGATACCCGTTCCAACGCCCACGAGACCGCCGATTGGCTGCGCACGCACAATTATAAAACGGTGCGGCTGGTGACCTCGGACTGGCACCTTGCGCGCGCGAAGCTCGAATTGGTGAGTGCGCTCGACGGCGACGCGACGGTGATCGGCGACGGTGTACCGAGCAGCCCGCGCTGGGCCGTATTGCTAGGTGAGTATAACAAATTGATTGTGCGCAAGGCGGCCTTGCTGATTGGGCGTGCGACATGA
- a CDS encoding lysophospholipid acyltransferase family protein, with product MTALRNLLFKLIFYAGSVPIVLTTPISALIGWRVLVAHTHFWTRWHGWTTRHILHINKRIEGSRFGDMRAGGAPVLYAAKHQSMYETLELGRMLHNPAIVMKQELTDIPVWGWSAKRYGVIVVDREASAGALRRMLRDARAALAAKRSILIFPEGTRVSPGEQPELRAGFAGLYQMLKIPVVPIAIDSGMVWPKHGPKVPGTVTFRFGEPIPPGLPREEAERRVHAAINALDVPQP from the coding sequence ATGACTGCGTTGCGCAACCTGCTGTTCAAGTTGATTTTTTATGCCGGATCAGTACCGATCGTGCTGACCACGCCGATATCGGCGCTGATCGGGTGGCGCGTGCTCGTCGCACACACCCATTTCTGGACGCGCTGGCACGGCTGGACGACGCGCCATATTCTCCACATCAACAAGCGGATCGAAGGCAGCCGCTTCGGTGACATGCGGGCTGGCGGTGCACCCGTGCTCTACGCCGCAAAGCATCAGTCGATGTACGAAACCCTCGAGCTGGGGCGGATGCTGCACAACCCTGCGATCGTGATGAAACAGGAACTGACCGACATTCCGGTGTGGGGCTGGTCCGCAAAACGCTATGGCGTCATCGTCGTCGATCGCGAAGCGTCGGCCGGCGCGTTGCGGCGCATGCTGCGCGACGCCCGTGCCGCACTGGCGGCAAAACGCTCGATCCTGATCTTCCCCGAGGGAACGCGGGTGTCGCCCGGTGAGCAACCAGAGCTGCGCGCGGGGTTTGCCGGGCTCTATCAGATGCTGAAGATCCCGGTGGTGCCGATAGCGATCGACAGCGGGATGGTATGGCCAAAGCACGGGCCCAAGGTCCCCGGTACGGTGACCTTCCGCTTCGGTGAGCCGATTCCGCCCGGTCTGCCGCGCGAAGAGGCCGAGCGGCGCGTCCACGCCGCGATCAACGCGCTGGACGTGCCGCAGCCTTAA
- a CDS encoding prephenate/arogenate dehydrogenase family protein, giving the protein MLPFARVTIIGIGLIGSSIARAVRANMPTVRLTGYDADPDVRATADALQLFDDVADSSGAAVIDADLVILCVPVGAMGAAAAGFAADLPTDAVVSDVGSCKAEVVRALSEALPGATIVPAHPVAGTERSGPEAGFATLFNKRWCILTPPEEADPLAVERVAEFWRRLGADVEMMAPDHHDRVLAITSHLPHLIAYTIVGTASDMEEVTRSEVIKYSAGGFRDFTRIAASDPTMWRDVFLTNREAVLEMLQRFSEDLSALQRAIRWGKGDELFDLFSKTRAIRRGIIEQGQDDPAPDFGRTHD; this is encoded by the coding sequence ATGTTGCCTTTCGCCCGCGTCACCATCATCGGCATCGGCCTGATCGGATCGTCGATCGCGCGCGCCGTGCGCGCCAACATGCCGACCGTGCGGCTGACCGGCTATGATGCCGACCCGGACGTCCGCGCGACCGCCGATGCGCTGCAGCTTTTCGATGATGTCGCCGACAGTAGCGGCGCTGCAGTGATCGACGCCGATCTGGTGATTCTGTGCGTTCCGGTCGGCGCGATGGGCGCGGCTGCCGCCGGTTTCGCAGCCGACCTGCCGACCGACGCCGTGGTCAGCGACGTCGGCAGTTGCAAGGCCGAGGTGGTCCGCGCGCTCTCGGAAGCGTTGCCCGGCGCAACGATCGTGCCCGCACATCCCGTTGCTGGCACCGAGCGATCGGGGCCCGAGGCGGGTTTCGCCACGCTGTTCAACAAACGCTGGTGCATCCTAACGCCGCCCGAGGAGGCCGACCCGCTCGCCGTCGAGCGCGTCGCCGAATTCTGGCGCAGGCTGGGCGCGGATGTCGAGATGATGGCACCCGACCATCATGACCGCGTGCTCGCCATCACCAGCCATTTGCCGCATCTTATCGCCTACACGATCGTCGGCACCGCGTCGGACATGGAAGAAGTGACGCGGTCCGAAGTCATCAAATATTCGGCGGGCGGGTTTCGCGATTTCACCCGCATCGCCGCGTCTGACCCGACGATGTGGCGCGACGTCTTCCTCACCAATCGCGAAGCCGTGCTCGAGATGTTGCAGCGCTTTTCGGAAGATTTGTCAGCACTGCAACGCGCGATCCGCTGGGGCAAGGGGGACGAACTGTTCGACCTGTTCAGCAAGACCCGCGCGATCCGCCGCGGCATCATCGAACAGGGGCAGGACGATCCGGCCCCCGATTTCGGCCGCACGCACGATTAA
- a CDS encoding flavin monoamine oxidase family protein, which produces MRGSDTVWRALEQARRANVTASGHAAPVVGETGQTRRAVLLALGATGVATALPRPAFAAGTANGPIAIIGGGIAGLTALWHLTQAGIDARLYEARARLGGRVYTAREKGRPTLEAGAQLVNTDHADMKMLAREFGTPLIDRKAAAHRTMILADGKEVPEGKLASALRGIAGQIDADSVRLDQDYARVAIELDRMSFTTYLDKHAALMPEPWVRHLMEATARTEYGVEPGQASAIELVFNLPAINGRRIDVLSRSDERYLISGGSSALVDAMAARLRDRIETNRRVVRVDPFGAGVRLVFADGKTVDAANVIVTTPASITRKIDFRVPLPPLWRRFIAEVGLGTNMKVQAGMTARPWDKAIGRGGEVWQTKPGAGLASGWDGSVRGGAASGDVWTWFLGGAEVAAADGSEPGVLARKFAAQVEKGIPGMTAATSAFARRTNWHRDPMAMGAYVNFRPGQLTRFGRLIWAEVDGIAKAPVGAGPVIFAGEHLSDAYPGYMNGGAQTGRLAAGVIIGSRANARRLS; this is translated from the coding sequence ATGCGGGGTAGCGATACGGTCTGGCGTGCGCTGGAACAGGCACGGCGCGCCAATGTGACGGCAAGCGGTCACGCGGCGCCAGTGGTGGGCGAAACGGGGCAGACGCGGCGCGCGGTCTTGCTGGCGCTGGGGGCGACCGGGGTCGCGACAGCGCTTCCCCGTCCGGCCTTTGCCGCTGGAACGGCGAATGGGCCGATCGCGATCATCGGCGGCGGGATCGCGGGCCTGACCGCGCTGTGGCATCTCACCCAGGCAGGCATCGATGCGCGGCTGTACGAAGCGCGCGCACGGCTGGGCGGGCGCGTGTACACCGCGCGCGAGAAGGGGCGGCCGACGCTCGAGGCGGGCGCGCAACTCGTCAACACCGACCATGCCGACATGAAGATGCTGGCGCGCGAATTCGGCACCCCGCTGATCGACCGCAAGGCCGCGGCGCACCGCACGATGATCCTGGCCGATGGCAAGGAAGTGCCCGAGGGCAAGCTTGCCAGCGCGCTGCGCGGGATCGCCGGGCAGATCGACGCAGATTCGGTGCGGCTCGACCAGGATTACGCCCGCGTCGCGATCGAACTCGACCGGATGAGCTTCACTACGTATCTCGACAAGCATGCGGCGTTGATGCCCGAGCCGTGGGTGCGCCATTTGATGGAGGCGACCGCGCGCACCGAATATGGTGTCGAGCCGGGGCAAGCGTCCGCGATCGAACTGGTGTTTAATTTGCCCGCGATCAACGGGCGGCGGATCGACGTGCTCAGCCGCAGCGATGAGCGCTATTTGATTTCGGGCGGCAGCAGCGCGTTGGTTGACGCCATGGCGGCACGGCTGCGCGATCGGATCGAGACCAACCGCCGCGTCGTGCGCGTTGATCCGTTCGGGGCCGGCGTCCGGCTCGTCTTTGCCGATGGCAAGACGGTGGACGCGGCGAACGTGATCGTCACCACGCCCGCCTCAATCACCCGGAAAATCGATTTCCGCGTGCCGTTGCCGCCATTGTGGCGACGCTTCATCGCCGAAGTTGGTCTTGGCACGAACATGAAGGTGCAAGCGGGTATGACTGCGCGCCCGTGGGACAAGGCGATCGGGCGCGGCGGCGAAGTCTGGCAGACCAAGCCGGGCGCTGGCCTCGCAAGCGGTTGGGATGGCAGTGTCCGCGGCGGTGCGGCGAGCGGCGATGTATGGACCTGGTTTCTTGGCGGGGCCGAAGTGGCGGCGGCCGATGGTTCGGAACCCGGTGTGCTGGCGCGCAAATTCGCCGCACAGGTCGAAAAGGGCATCCCGGGCATGACGGCCGCCACAAGCGCGTTCGCGCGGCGGACCAACTGGCACCGCGATCCAATGGCGATGGGGGCCTATGTCAATTTCCGCCCCGGCCAGTTGACGCGCTTCGGGCGGCTGATCTGGGCCGAGGTCGATGGTATCGCCAAGGCGCCGGTCGGCGCGGGGCCGGTGATCTTTGCAGGCGAGCATCTGTCGGACGCTTACCCCGGCTATATGAACGGCGGTGCGCAGACCGGGCGGCTCGCGGCCGGGGTGATCATCGGGAGCCGGGCCAACGCGCGGCGCTTGAGTTGA
- the metX gene encoding homoserine O-acetyltransferase MetX yields the protein MTDDVRFGLARHVILPGPLRLDGGALLSPVEIAYETYGTLNANASNAVLICHALTGDQHVASPHPVTGKPGWWTRMVGPGRPVDPARHFIVCANVLGSCMGSSGPATVNPATGAPWGMGFPVITIRDMVRAQAMLLDHLGIAVLQAVVGGSMGGMQALSWPATFPERVRAAVVIASTARHTAQNIAFHEVGRQAVMADPKWRGGAYYDLGDPPAAGLAVARMAAHITYLSEAGLTEKFGRRLQARPDRPDGAISFGFDADFQIESYLRHQGISFVDRFDANSYLYITRAMDYFDLGGEHGGPLANAFRATKARFCLVSFDTDWLYPTAQSRAIVHALNAAGAPVSFVELSSPYGHDAFLLDAPEMNRVVDGFLRAGA from the coding sequence ATGACCGACGACGTGCGTTTCGGGCTTGCCCGCCATGTGATCTTGCCCGGGCCGCTGCGGCTCGATGGCGGGGCGTTGCTGTCACCGGTCGAGATCGCTTACGAAACCTATGGCACGCTCAACGCCAACGCGTCGAATGCGGTCCTGATCTGCCACGCGCTGACCGGTGACCAGCATGTCGCCAGCCCGCACCCGGTGACCGGTAAGCCCGGTTGGTGGACGCGCATGGTGGGGCCGGGCAGGCCGGTTGATCCGGCGCGGCATTTCATCGTCTGCGCCAATGTGCTGGGCAGTTGCATGGGATCATCGGGTCCGGCAACGGTCAACCCGGCGACCGGCGCACCGTGGGGCATGGGCTTTCCGGTCATCACGATCCGCGACATGGTGCGCGCGCAGGCGATGTTGCTCGATCATCTCGGCATCGCGGTGTTGCAGGCGGTGGTTGGCGGATCGATGGGGGGCATGCAGGCGCTGAGCTGGCCTGCGACTTTTCCGGAGCGGGTGCGCGCGGCGGTGGTGATCGCCTCTACCGCGCGGCACACCGCGCAGAACATCGCCTTTCACGAAGTCGGGCGGCAAGCGGTGATGGCTGACCCGAAATGGCGCGGCGGTGCCTATTACGATCTGGGCGACCCACCCGCCGCTGGCCTCGCGGTGGCGCGGATGGCCGCGCACATCACCTATCTGTCCGAGGCCGGGCTGACCGAGAAATTCGGCCGCCGCCTGCAAGCGCGGCCTGACCGACCCGATGGCGCGATCAGCTTCGGGTTCGACGCCGATTTCCAGATCGAAAGCTATTTGCGGCACCAGGGGATCAGCTTTGTCGATCGCTTCGACGCGAACTCGTACCTCTACATCACCCGCGCGATGGATTATTTCGATCTGGGCGGTGAGCATGGCGGGCCGCTCGCCAATGCTTTTCGCGCGACCAAAGCCCGGTTCTGCCTTGTCAGCTTCGATACCGACTGGCTTTATCCGACCGCCCAATCACGCGCGATCGTCCATGCGCTCAACGCGGCGGGCGCGCCGGTCAGTTTCGTCGAACTGTCGAGCCCCTATGGCCACGACGCGTTTTTGCTGGACGCGCCCGAGATGAACCGCGTGGTCGATGGGTTTTTGAGGGCGGGGGCATGA
- the metW gene encoding methionine biosynthesis protein MetW yields the protein MTLRPDLAIIAEHVAPGSRILDVGCGDGALMAALRDSKGVDARGLELDAGNVAAAVSRGLSVIQGDADVDLAEYPDASFDYAILSQTLQTAHRPDVVLDHLLRIGRRAFVSFPNFAHWRVRMSLLWGGRMPVTRLLPERWYDTPNIHHVTIDDFRSFVGERGIEVEGAWFLSGDKRTTTAAANILAEHAVFQLRILSEIKEPKGPMRG from the coding sequence ATGACGCTCCGTCCCGATCTCGCGATCATCGCCGAACACGTCGCGCCGGGCAGCCGTATTCTCGATGTCGGGTGCGGCGATGGTGCGCTGATGGCGGCGCTCCGCGATTCGAAGGGCGTCGATGCACGAGGTCTGGAGCTGGACGCGGGCAATGTCGCCGCCGCCGTCTCGCGCGGGCTTTCGGTAATCCAGGGCGACGCCGATGTAGATCTGGCCGAATATCCCGATGCGAGCTTCGACTATGCGATCCTCAGCCAGACGCTGCAGACTGCGCACCGTCCCGATGTGGTGCTCGATCATTTGCTGCGGATCGGTCGGCGGGCGTTCGTGTCCTTCCCCAATTTCGCGCATTGGCGCGTCCGCATGTCGCTCTTGTGGGGCGGGCGGATGCCGGTGACGCGGTTGCTGCCGGAACGCTGGTACGACACGCCCAACATCCACCACGTCACGATCGACGATTTCCGCAGCTTCGTCGGCGAACGTGGGATCGAGGTGGAGGGCGCCTGGTTCCTGTCCGGCGACAAGCGCACCACCACAGCTGCAGCCAACATCCTGGCCGAGCACGCTGTTTTCCAGTTACGCATATTGAGCGAGATCAAGGAACCAAAAGGTCCGATGCGGGGTTAG
- a CDS encoding response regulator: MPATALIVEDEIFVALDLERILIDAGYAVKAIAADRTGALEAAADCSFALVDINLRDGPTGPELARTLAQDYGLKVVFVTANPGQIAEPSGALGYVRKPFSADAILAAAAVATEGPAVNPPPHQDFVPLV, from the coding sequence ATGCCCGCCACCGCGCTTATCGTAGAAGACGAGATTTTCGTCGCGCTCGACCTCGAACGTATCCTCATCGATGCGGGCTATGCGGTAAAGGCGATCGCGGCAGACCGGACCGGCGCACTGGAGGCGGCGGCCGATTGCAGCTTCGCATTGGTCGACATCAATTTGCGCGACGGGCCCACCGGCCCCGAACTCGCGCGCACCTTGGCGCAGGATTATGGGCTCAAGGTCGTCTTCGTGACGGCCAATCCCGGTCAGATCGCCGAGCCGAGCGGTGCGCTCGGGTATGTGCGCAAGCCGTTCAGCGCCGATGCGATTCTCGCGGCAGCCGCTGTCGCGACCGAGGGCCCCGCGGTCAATCCGCCGCCGCACCAGGACTTCGTTCCGCTCGTCTGA